One Astyanax mexicanus isolate ESR-SI-001 chromosome 3, AstMex3_surface, whole genome shotgun sequence genomic region harbors:
- the tmem200b gene encoding transmembrane protein 200A, whose amino-acid sequence MRTPKSQDRAPATHSSQRLPHFGLRSQKKKEGVIQGKLRIRSMPGAFLVLGVVVVIVGTALAVAGYWPYRVQRSALGAVSNGLSSTSQASGWGLGAKGLFSTASLIHSERMKLLGPVIMGVGLFILICANTVLCENRDRETQMLLAQMQSVICSVSAAVPSADLTQVNSLARHYQWVSSLPAAHLNIMCLQELASSEPLLQVKTTEVEEGGLQQRAVLRTEVLHHQESSSTPSIHSSKSCNSSKVDLDTVPDAEQGAGFGQNALPEVHCKLSNCLTASSLLTLEGEDWELRVLPPRRSLSMSCRTKPRTLPRALRHHEIRAEDSTEYPTLLQRQSSSEVCVNMTAISTENLDLDFALAEEQRHRSWPRLDLGYARKYLKLENKEDSVDRLLDQLEQQCSQLDRSFGSGPFQ is encoded by the coding sequence ATGAGAACTCCTAAGAGTCAAGACCGAGCTCCAGCCACGCATTCTTCTCAGCGCTTGCCACACTTTGGTCTACGTTCGCAAAAGAAGAAGGAAGGAGTGATCCAGGGAAAGCTGCGCATCCGCTCCATGCCAGGGGCCTTCCTTGTGCTGGGTGTGGTGGTAGTGATTGTTGGCACAGCACTGGCAGTGGCAGGGTACTGGCCATACCGAGTACAGCGTTCGGCGCTGGGCGCTGTGAGCAACGGCCTCTCCAGTACCTCTCAGGCGTCCGGATGGGGCCTGGGAGCCAAAGGGCTGTTCTCCACAGCCAGCCTGATCCACAGTGAAAGGATGAAACTGCTGGGTCCTGTCATTATGGGAGTGGGTCTCTTCATTCTAATTTGTGCTAATACGGTGCTGTGTGAGAATCGGGACAGGGAGACTCAGATGCTGCTTGCTCAGATGCAGAGTGTGATCTGCTCTGTGTCCGCTGCCGTGCCCTCAGCGGACCTCACACAGGTAAACTCACTGGCCAGGCACTACCAGTGGGTTAGCAGCTTGCCTGCAGCCCACCTGAACATCATGTGCCTTCAGGAATTGGCCTCCTCTGAACCTCTGCTGCAGGTGAAAACCACAGAGGTCGAAGAAGGGGGCTTGCAGCAAAGAGCAGTTCTGCGCACTGAGGTCCTTCATCACCAGGAGTCTTCCTCCACCCCCTCTATTCACTCTTCCAAATCTTGCAACTCCAGCAAAGTGGACCTCGACACAGTCCCCGATGCAGAACAGGGAGCCGGCTTTGGCCAAAATGCACTACCAGAGGTTCACTGCAAGCTCAGCAACTGCCTGACTGCTAGCTCTCTGTTGACTCTGGAGGGGGAGGACTGGGAGTTACGCGTTCTTCCCCCGAGGCGTTCGCTCAGCATGAGCTGCAGGACTAAACCACGCACACTGCCCAGGGCTCTACGGCACCACGAGATAAGGGCTGAGGATTCTACAGAGTACCCCACACTGCTCCAGCGGCAGTCCAGTTCCGAGGTTTGTGTGAACATGACAGCGATCAGCACAGAGAACCTTGACCTTGACTTTGCACTTGCGGAGGAGCAGAGGCACCGCAGCTGGCCTCGACTCGACCTTGGATATGCAAGGAAGTATTTAAAACTCGAAAACAAAGAGGACTCAGTGGACAGGTTGCTGGATCAGCTCGAGCAGCAGTGCTCACAGTTGGACAGGAGCTTTGGCTCAGGGCCCTTTCAGTGA